In Taeniopygia guttata chromosome 14, bTaeGut7.mat, whole genome shotgun sequence, the genomic window ccccgAGCTTATGCAAATCCCCATAAGGCGTTTAATGCTCCGTGTGTGTCAATAGTGCCCAAATCTTCACCACAGCATTAGGCTTCATGCATGCCCCGGCTGATTAAGAGGGGTGGTGgggccagcctggctgcccAAACCTCCTTCCAACCCCCACCGTGGGGcctctgtgctgggagctgcatttttccagagaaaaggcTGGAGCTGAAAGTGGCTTTTCTTTGCAGGGTGAATGGGGAGCGCCAGGCTGACCTGTCCGCTGCTGTTTGCTGCCCTGTCACTCAGATTTCGGCTGTGTGGAGGTGATGGCTGTGGGTGGGATGTgagcagagaaggaaggaggtAAAATAACCCCTGAGCCAGCATCACTGCTGGTTTGTGCACACACAGTCGAGCCCGTGTGGCAGAGGGTGCTCAGGGTTCCTGCTGGGAAGGGCTTGGGCATCACTTGGGCAGGAAAAACtgtgtttttcccattttttgtgccaccaagggctgagGTGATGTCACCCTCACCACGCTGCTCAGCCTCCCTTGTGCTGTGGGTTTGCTTCCCCTGAGGCAGCCCCTGGGatttgttttggggggttaaacAGCTTTTACAGACACGGGGTGGGATGTACCCTGGTGGATGTTCACTCTGACACCTACAGACAGTGCTGGGACACTGGGGAAAGGGGAGCCTgaggaggagggcagcagggatggaaggAGTACCAAAAAGGGTTGGCCTGTAATTCCTGGTTTTCCCCAAAGCCTGAGGGTTTTGTGGCTGCTGGTGAAGCACAGCACTGGGGAAAACACCCCCTCCAATGGTAACTGCCACCATTTTCTCCTTCCAGAGAAAAATCTCTCTCAACCTGTGTCTGTAAATAGCCTGGAGAGTGGGAGCGGGCTGGaccggccctgcccggccttGTTTCCTCTGCACCCAGCACTGATTGTCCCTTTTTTTATCCCGTCCTGCCACTCTGCCTGTGCGTGCAGCAATTATGCAAAGTTGCAATCAAGGAGCTGAATTAGGAGCTCATCTTGGATTAATTAGTGATGGATGCAAATCTGTTCCAACAAAGAGGAGCGAGGGGAGTGCAAAGGCCATGGGTATCCTCCCAGGGTTTCTCCAGCTCCCCCAGGCTCGTTTGAGGGCAGGAGGGATGCAGAGTAATGCCTTGTAGGAGAATTCGGGCATCCACGTGAAAGAATTTGGTTCTTGGCCTTGGGACAAGGCTTGGGTGCCCCAAAGCTGATGCTCAGTTCAGCCCCTGCATCTCCCTGGAGGTTTTAAACCCAGAGCTTTGGGCTTAGAGCATCTCCTCCCACCCCAGCCTTGCTGCAAAGCTTGGGGAAAAACCACTTAATCCCTGCGGCCTccagtgctgagctgctgccagcgcTGGGGATTTCTGTTCGCTGCAATCGGATTGTGACAAACCCCTCCACTTGCACTGAACAAATTCCCTGGCTGCTCCCCGCTCCTCGCAGGCCCCAGTAATCCCCCGAGTGTGACTCTGGCCAAGAGGCAACATCCCTGATTAATCCCCCGCCGTCTCCCTGCAAAGCCACTGCTGCCGAGGATGCTCCTGGCTgggccagcgctgggagcagaCCCGGGGGTGGATGCAAAGGATGCAATGCTATTTAAAGGAGCTTTTCCAAGAGGGGATTGCAGGCTTGAGAACAGCCTCTTCTTCCCGTGAAGTGGAAAAGATGCACGTGCAGCGCACTGAGCCGGGGGGTGTGGGAAGGGGGTGCAGATGTTTCATCCCTTTGCCTGCCCCCCTCagtgtcacccagcccagctggtgCAGAGGGGACACCCATGGGGCACAGAATAACCAGGGCAGCCTGGCAGAGTGAGCACGGCTTGCTTAAGGAGTCCTTAGCCAAGGGACGGCTCGTGGCTGTGCCCATAGGGATGGGGACACTCGGGACAGCCCATTCCCATGGTCCCCAAGAATTTAAGGCCTTGGCTTGAGGTTTTTGGTGTGCAGACAGCTGAAAGGTCTCTCCTTCCTCTCACCTCTGCAACAGCAATGATTAATAAAACCTGACTCGGCTGGAAGGgcaaggaaaaaacaacaataCAGGACATTTCTGGAGATCGTCCTAATCCAGCACCTCGGAGCCAAATGAATCAGCAGCTTCTTATTCTGCCAGCAGGATTAGTCAATGTTCATCCAGGCTCCTGGGAAGTGAGGTGAGGCTCTGCATAGCAAGGAGCAAGGTGGCCACAGGGTGTTGGTTGGTTCATGGAGCCAAACAAATCCCTCCTTGTAATCCTGCAAACACTGCTGGGGTGCACCCACTCGTGCTGGGAGCCATGGgacagcagggagaggcaggagaaAGGGATAATGAGAAAATACCTCTAAAAATCTGCAGTGTGGATGAAGGATGAGGCTGTTGGATGTGGGGTGTGGGGGAAAAACtggaggctggggctgtgtgtaAGGGATGTCCCTATGCCACAGGGACCAGGATGCCTGGGACCAGGAGCACCATGCCTGGCTGGTTTTCCTGGCTGTTAAAGTGGGTCAAGCAGAAACCCAAGGAGCATCTGAGCTCGCCAACCTTGAGCCAACTGTGTGGAAGCTGAATTATTCAGGGCCAGCTTAAAAAATTGAAGAGACCAGCAAAACTCCAGGAGAGTGCAGCCCATGGGACCTCCATATCCTTGTcaggcagaggcagctcagCCCATGCTCAGGGGCCACCTTGGCATTTTGGGAGGGTGGACAGTGTTGTTTGTGTCTTGGGGATGGGCAAAGCAGAGGGAAAGCACCCAGAGAAGTTCACCCTGATGGATTCATCTCCCTGTGTTCCCAAGCTGTAGCAGCTTCCTTGGGTATCCCAGCATGGCTCTGTCACACCTATAGCAGGAGCAGTTGAAAGAGAACCCCCTTGTCCCCTGAAATGAGGATGTCTTGATGGTGTGGTTTCAGAGAGGAGGTTAAACCTGATCTTTGCCACCAGGTGTTTGGTTGTGGCTTGGAGAACCCCACGTCCACTTGGGAGCTGAGGTTGTCTCTAAAGGACCAGCCCTGCTTCTGCTCCTGGGGCTTTGGAAAGGGGAGAAGAGCTCCTGGGGGGAATCCCTGTGGTGAGTAATGCTGCCTGGCGAGCGCCGGGAAAAGGCGGGTGCACATATGCTGCAGCTCATCCTGCTCTTTTCCTGGAGCACTCTCCCTGTCTGGGTGCCAACCAGCGGCAGACACGGCCAGGGAACCCCCACCACACTCACCCCCTGCTTTGTTTTCACATTTCCAAGGTTTCTGGAAGAGGGTGATGGAGTCTGGTGTAGAGCAAGGGGATGTAACTCAAGGGGAGTGAGGTGCTTTGAGATTTTATAATGATACTATGAAATTAGAGCTGAACAAATGTGCCAAAGCAAACAGCCCAAAGagcaaacagccccaaaaatcccctttgcACCagagggctgagctgtgcaggtgCTCAGctcagaggggagcagggaaggctgagccCCGGCTCCAGGCTGTGCTTGGCACAGCAGTCAGATGCACTTTGAGCCAAACTCTGGCTATTTCAGACCAGGAGACAAGATGGAAATTTCCACCTGGCCTGTTTTCTTGCCTGTGCTGAATTTGCAGGAGCCCCgttcccagccccgctccctcGGAAGGGCTGAGGCGGTGCTGGTGCTTGTGGCTCTCATTTCCTCTGGCGGCAGCAGCGCATCCCCGGCCGCACACGCTGATTTACACATCGCAGCATTTATTGACTGCCAGGCGATTGTAATTCACGGCTCGGCGCGGTGCAGCCACggcctggagcagggatggtCCCTCTCCTCATTCCTGCTGCCTCCATCCTCACACACCCCGGGGGCAGAGCCCAAGGATGGGCCCCAGGGATCTCACCCAGCTCTCTGGGAGGGGGCACCTGCTgagtccctgctctgtgccttgCTGCTCCTGGAGAAAAGCATCAGATCCCCATGATGGAACCTGCAGCCTGGGCCAGCTCACCCAGCCCAGGAGGGGTGGGGACACCCACCAGGTCCTTGCCTGGGTCACCCACCTTGGGGACACGTGTCTTCTCCCTGGGCAGACATCCACACTGCCCCATGTTGCTGGttcccttcctcctctgcttccATTCCCTGGTTTTGGAGGGGAGCAGAGACCCTCTTGGCTGTTTCCTCAAAAAGCTGGTGGATTGTTGTGTTCTGTTAACCAGAGCTgcaatccatccatccatccatccatccatccatccatccatccatccatccatccatccatccatcatccatccatccatccccccacccacccacctGTCCTGCCACCCACCCATCCACCCGTCCTgccatctgtccatccatccatccttaTTCCATCACAAAACCCTTCACAGGGCAGGCATGGCCCTCTCCCTGAAAAGCTCATGCCCTAAATTAAATTACCGGGGCTTTCTTCCTAATTAATCTCTCTTCACAATTAGCTCCGGACCTCCGAAATCCCTCCAAGGCGCCTCTAGCCGGTACCTCTAGGCGGTGTCTATGGACAGGGGTACGGGCGTGCATCGGGAAAGCCTCTCCGGGGCTGGCGGGGGGCTCGGGGGAGGAGCGGGGGGCGGGCGGGAGGCAGAGCCGgggggaggcagagcagagccggGGGGAGGCAGACCCGAGCCGGGGGGAGGCAGAGCAcagccggggccgcccccgctccgcgccgccgccgccgcactCGGTGCCGGTCCCCTCCCGGCGGACGCTCCGGTAtggcggggccggggcccgGCGGCCGCCGGGGCTGAGCGGGGCGGGCCAGCGCCGGTGCCGCAGAGCCGCCGCGGCGGAGAGAGGTAAGAACGGCCGCGACCTGTTGTGCTCGGCCGGGGAACGGGGGAACGGAGGGGAAGCCGCCGCTCCGAGCCCCTGCCCGCCCTGGCCCCGCTGAGCATCCCCCCGGCTCCCCCGAGCATCCTCCGGGCGCGGCCGGGAGCTTTTCTTTCACACAGCGGACGTGGGTTACTGAATTCCTCCCGTTTATGGCAACTTCGCCGCTGGCAAGATGTCGGGGGACGCTTTTGCCAGAGCAAAAATGGCTTTTGTGCCCTAACAGGAGGGCTGCGgtgcccgggggtcccgcagagccggggggcagcagctgagacCTCCCACCCCTGCCCGCGATGGAGAAACGCCCCCACACTGGGGCCACAGGGGCGGCAGGGTGTAAATCCGTAGGGGCAGACGGATGTAAATCCAGCGGGAGGAGAAAATCCAGTTGACGGCAGCGCGGGGATGCTCGGGGGAGCGAGGCGGAGAGTGCCGGAGGCTGGTCCAGCGCCGcgcatcccgcatcccgcatcccgcatcccgcatcccgcTCTGCTCCCGGCCCCGGGAAGTTTGGGCCACACACAGTACGTACGGggcttttccagctgggatgTTCTCCATCTGGGATCCCTGCTGTGGAAAAGCCCTGCCACAGGCTTTCCGGCAGCCCGGGAGGTGCTTCCCGCTGGGTTTTAGGCTCAGGAGGGTGTGGGTGAAGGGGAttgcaggcagctcccctgGGTGCTGTGGTGTCCCCAAAACAGCGTGTCCTGCCGGGCTGTTCTGCTCGCGGCGCTCTGGGATGGGGTGTTGGGGTGAACTCCAGCATGGTGCGGGAGGGGGacccccatcccagccccgcagcagtgctgggacctcagcacagcccagggaccggggcagtgctgccctgtgcacctgCCCCTGCAGGAGAGAAGCATTTTGGGCTCTGGGAACTCACTGacagggtctgtgggcaccACGTTTGCCCCACACCTCAGAGCCCTCCAGCATCCAACATGTCCTGGCAGCTGGAAAACCTCTCTGCTCCTGCAAACGCCATGTCTGGCAGGGAGACCAAAGAAATCACtgtcattgatttttttctcccttgccTGACTCAACCTACTGCCTTGGAGGAGATTATTTTCACCACCACTTCACCACCCGCCCTGGATGTCAGGGAGATCTGCAAGAGGCCGGGCTGGGAACAGACAAGGAATTCAGAGCAGCCCCCTGGGGTTGAACCACAGGGATGAACCCTGTTTTGGATGGCTCTGGTGGGTCACTGGAAGATGTTGGGTATTTGGAGAGCTCATTTTGGGATGCACTCAGTGCAGCCCCTCAGGTGTGATGCTGGGGTCTCTCTGGCAGGTCTATACTGGCTCTGACCCCCAGAGAAGCAGATCTGAAAAAAGCAGGGTCAAATCCCATCCCCTCTCTAAAAGCTGCAGGAATGTgtctgcccagctgtgccccagtgCCAGGCACCAGAGGTGTTCAGAAGGGCAGAAAGCAGAGCAaatgtgctgcctgcagggagcGAGGGCTTCCCGAGGCAGCCGGGATCTTCCCTGAGTGATTTCATCCATTAATTTCTCTAATTGCTTTTGGAAATCACAGTGGCGTTTGTCTTTGGCAGCATGGCAGTGAGGTGCTGAGCCAGGCTGTGCCTCGGGGGTGGCTTCTGTGGGTGCCCCACGAGCACTGCTCAGCACCCCAAAGCCAAACTTCTGCTCAGAAGGTCGGTGGATCCCATTCACCTCAGGGAAATCATCTTTCCAGGTggaaaaaacatcagaaatGCTGTGATATAGCCGGGTGGAGAAGGCTCAGGGCCACCCACGTGTGCCATTGTCCCTTGCAGACCCCTGGCATCACCCGGGGTGACCTGTGCTCCCCGggggtgtcactgtcactgctcTCCCTCCCCCTCAGGGTGGCGGGATGGGCTCGGTGGGAGCCGAGCGCTTCAAGGAGCTGAGCCCGGCGGTGACACCCGAGGGGAACGTGGTGATGAGCTTCAGCTTCGACAGCTACCAGCTGGAGGAGGATGAGCTGCAGCGGGGCAGCCAGGCCAAGGCTGTCCTCACCTTCATGGAGCCAGGTGAGGGTGGACACAGCCCAagctgccccacagccagcagccaggTTCCCTGCTGCTTTCTCCCCCTCTTAGGAGCTTCCTGGGATGGGTTTAATAGCCACAAATAGCCTGAAATGTCACAATATAGCCCACTACCCTTTTTCATCCCTTTTTGTGCCCATGTGAGCCACCAGCACGTCCTAtgacagctctgcaggctggcGTTGAGGATTGGTGCCCTGGTTCTCCTGCCAGGCTcacccccagcctgcagcttcATCTTTCTCCATGCAGGACTCAGGGACACTCCTGGGAttcaccccagccctgctccacaTCCTGAGGCAGCCCTGTCCACCTCCACCCACCTTTGACCCTTCCTGCACCTTGACTTGTGCTGTCGCCTGCACTGCCTGGCTCTCAGCTTGTTTAGCTGCAATTAAAATTCACCAGACCCCCAAAGCCCAGATGTTTTCCTGCCTGCTGGGTCTCCATGTCTTTATTTAGGGAAGGAACTtctcagagctggggctgtttatTTGTACATCtacagggagctgggctgtttCATTGCCTCAAGGCTGGGGTCTGACGTGGGTCCCGGGGTACAGCAGTGCCACTGTCATGtctgtttctctttctttcctcttctggGGCAGTTTCTGAGGACCCTGAGCCTCAGGATCGATACCATGGGATTTATTTTGCcatgctgctggctggggtgggATTTCTCCTGCCCTACAACAGCTTTATCACCGATGTGGATTACCTGCACCATAAATACCCAGGTAGgtctggagcagctccagcacatccctggcaccccaaacctgGAGAGAGCTCAATCCTACTTCCAAGGGAGCTGAACTCTTGTCCCCCCATCACCTTCAGGGACCTCTATTGTCTTTGACATGAGCCTCACCTACATCCTGGTGGCCTTGGTGGCCGTCATCCTCAACAACGCGCTGGTGGAGCTGCTGAGCTTGCACACCCGGATCTCTGTGGGTGAGTGGGGTCCCTGTACCCCCAGGCAGTGCTGTTCCCATGCTGTGTGCCCATGCCACCACCTCTGTCTTCTCCCCACAGGCTACCTCTTTGCCCTGGGGCCCCTGCTCTTCGTCAGCATCTGTGACGTGTGGCTGGAGCTGTTCAGCCGCAGACAAGCCTACGCCATCAACCTGGTGGCTGTCGGGGTGGTGGCCTTTGGCTGCACAGGTATgtggcacagcagctgggctgggacatggCAGGTAGGGGTGGGAAacagccccatccctgtcccatcctgGGACAACCTCCTGCTCTGATCCCTACAACCCTCAggtccctgccccatcccacccaCCTCTGTCCAGGCATTGTGGGACTGGCCAGGGGCATCAGCATCAAACCGTGTACTGGTCTGGGCCACCATGGTGGCATGCCAAGCCCCCACGCCTGGTGGCCACTCTGGGTGGGAACAGGCACACAGTGGAGCATCcatggagggggaaaatggtCCTCCTGCTTTTGGAGCAAGGAGGCTGCTGGAAAGAGCATCTCCCAACTGCCACAGCACATGGGTTCATGGGTTCCCTCTGGGATTTCTTCCCCCTTCCTGGAGTTTCGGCTGTGGCAATAATCCATCCTTCTCCCCTCTGTGCATCTCTCCTGAAGTGCAGCAATCCAGCTTCTATGGCTACACGGGGCTGCTGCCCAAGCGCTACACGCAGGGAGTGATGACGGGCGAGAGTAAGTACCCACAGCCACTGAGCATGTCCACAGCCCCCCACGAGGGCTTGCACCTTCTCCTGGGGCCCCAGTGAGCCCCACTCGGGTTCCCACTGGCCtcaccacagcccagctgggttGCCAGCACATCAGGGATACCCCAGGGTGCTCCCCAGCAAACCAGGGAGTTTACTGGTTTCTAAGTCCCTGCACTGCCATGCCAGGCTGAGGTGGGATGTCTGCCAGGAGCTTTATCACCCCCAAATCACTGCTGGTGACTCCTCTACACTGGGAAGGATCACATGCACCTGGTGGGGGATGATGAGGATCCCTGAGCGGGGATTCAGTGGGGCCCGACACTGACAGCTCTCCCACACCACCAGGCACCGCCGGGGTCATCATCTCGCTCAGCCGCATCTTCACCAAGCTGCTGCTGTCGGACGAGAAGGAGAACACCGtcatcttcttcttcatctccaTCGGCATGGAGCTGACGTGCTTCATCCTCCACCTCCTGGTGAAGCGCACCCGCTTTGTGCGCTACTACACCGACTGCTCCCGCAGGGGCCTCCCGGAGAGCCGCGGGGCCGGTGAGCCCGGCACCGGCTACCGCGTCCACCACGACGTCACCTCTGAGGACGTGCGATTCGTAAGCCAAGGGTGGGTTTCCCTGCCGCCCTCTGGGGTTCTTGGCCACTTCACCTCagcactgctgtcccctctctcccctcatCCAGGAAAACCGGGAGCAGGGGCAGCTGAGCTCCCCCCggagcagccccggccccgAAGCTGAGCTGGCTGGGAGTGGCACCTACATGCGCTTCGACGTCCCTCGGCCCAAGGTCAAGAGAAGCTGGCCCAGCTTCCGAGGTGAGTGGTGGGCTCCGGGGAAAGCCACTCCCGTGGGGTGGGATAAATGATTGGTGACCCAGCGTTACGGGGGAGGATCATCCccaaggctggagagggacttttgaaAAGGGCATGGAATAGCAGGACAAAGGAAAATGGATTCAAACTGAAAAGAAGACAggattagatgggatattgtcaagaaattcttccctgtgagagtggggaggccctggcacatgctgcccagagaaactgtggttGCCCCATTCCTGAAAGTGTCCAAAATTGGGCGGGGCTTgcagcaacctgggatagtgtAAGGTGTCAGctgggggttggaactggatggtcctTAACAGTctcttcccaaatcccaaaccattctatgatccCTTTCCTAATGATGTGCCCATCACCGTGGGGCAAACTCATCTTTGGAAGGCAGCCCTGGGGGTCAGACAAAGCGCTCAGGCTCTGCAAGGGCGCTGGGCTCAGTTCTGGCTGAGccgtgctgccctgacagacaTGCTGCTCTACCGCTACGTCGTGTCCCGCCTCATCTGGGCCTACATGCTCTCCATCGCCATGACCTACTTCATCACGCTGTGCCTCTTCCCCGGGCTGGAGTCGGAGATCCACAACTGCACGCTGGGGGAATGGCTCCCCATCCTCATCATGGCCATCTTCAACCTCTCGGACTTTGTCGGCAAGGTAGGAGAGGGCCAGAGCACGGTGGGGGTCTGTCCTCCTTTGGTGCCCTCCATCTAAGCCACTTGGCTCCACCAAGGGTCATCTCCACCCACGGGGGTCTAACCAGTGTGAGGTTGGTGCTCACCAGCATGGCCAAGGTTGGGTTCCCACCGCAGTTGTCTTTCCCTCATCTCTTTGTCGCCCCATTTTGGGCACAGCAGGACCCTCCCCAGCCTCCTCATCCCCCCAGTAGAGTCTCTGCCCCTCGCTGCAGatcctggctgctctgccttaTGACTGGAGAGGGACTCACCTCCTCGTTTACTCCTGCCTCC contains:
- the SLC29A4 gene encoding equilibrative nucleoside transporter 4 yields the protein MGSVGAERFKELSPAVTPEGNVVMSFSFDSYQLEEDELQRGSQAKAVLTFMEPVSEDPEPQDRYHGIYFAMLLAGVGFLLPYNSFITDVDYLHHKYPGTSIVFDMSLTYILVALVAVILNNALVELLSLHTRISVGYLFALGPLLFVSICDVWLELFSRRQAYAINLVAVGVVAFGCTVQQSSFYGYTGLLPKRYTQGVMTGESTAGVIISLSRIFTKLLLSDEKENTVIFFFISIGMELTCFILHLLVKRTRFVRYYTDCSRRGLPESRGAGEPGTGYRVHHDVTSEDVRFENREQGQLSSPRSSPGPEAELAGSGTYMRFDVPRPKVKRSWPSFRDMLLYRYVVSRLIWAYMLSIAMTYFITLCLFPGLESEIHNCTLGEWLPILIMAIFNLSDFVGKILAALPYDWRGTHLLVYSCLRVVFIPLFIMCVYPNGQPTFGHPAWPCIFSLLMGITNGYFGSVPMILAAGKVSPEQRELAGNTMTVSYMTGLTLGSAVAYFAYSLTSTSHSSCFYTETSNGSFTSGY